The Desulfosporosinus acidiphilus SJ4 genome has a window encoding:
- a CDS encoding MBL fold metallo-hydrolase — translation MKIKWLGQSCFLITSGNGTKILTDPFKNMLGYKLPEIEANIVSTSHNHSDHNNINAVKDSFTHVNELGTFAVNDIAIKGVATFHDKALGTKRGKNTVYIFSIDGINVCHCGDLGHVLTDTQINEIGTVDILLLPVGGRATIDALGAVQVMKQLNPAIVIPMHYRTKAFGLLGFIFEKVDKFIAASGLKAKKCKELDIDKANIKEYKEDKEIVILQYD, via the coding sequence TTGAAAATCAAATGGTTAGGCCAATCATGTTTTCTGATAACTTCGGGAAATGGCACAAAAATACTCACTGACCCGTTCAAAAATATGTTGGGTTATAAGTTACCTGAAATTGAAGCGAATATTGTATCTACCAGTCACAATCACAGCGATCATAATAATATTAATGCAGTCAAAGACAGCTTCACCCATGTTAACGAACTGGGTACTTTTGCGGTGAATGATATTGCTATAAAAGGGGTAGCAACATTTCATGATAAAGCTTTGGGGACCAAGAGGGGGAAAAACACGGTATATATCTTTAGTATTGATGGAATCAATGTCTGCCACTGCGGCGATCTGGGACATGTGCTAACAGATACTCAGATTAACGAAATAGGAACTGTAGACATACTCCTGCTTCCCGTTGGTGGACGCGCCACCATTGATGCATTGGGTGCTGTTCAAGTCATGAAGCAACTGAATCCAGCAATTGTGATCCCGATGCATTACAGGACAAAAGCGTTTGGGCTGCTTGGCTTTATATTTGAAAAGGTCGATAAATTCATTGCTGCTTCTGGGTTAAAGGCTAAAAAGTGTAAGGAACTGGACATTGATAAGGCCAATATAAAAGAATACAAAGAAGATAAAGAGATTGTTATCCTTCAATATGATTGA
- a CDS encoding isochorismatase family protein — MREAADKDYGLIVLSDACLDADPEVHWVLMEKVFPRQADVLTVDEWMAILTAARLKIG; from the coding sequence TTGCGCGAAGCGGCGGATAAAGATTATGGCCTAATCGTACTTTCCGACGCCTGTCTGGACGCAGATCCGGAAGTTCACTGGGTGTTAATGGAGAAGGTCTTCCCCCGTCAAGCGGATGTTTTGACAGTAGATGAGTGGATGGCTATTTTGACTGCTGCAAGGCTGAAGATTGGCTAA
- a CDS encoding TetR/AcrR family transcriptional regulator, giving the protein MNNSKAPQIRTERRDAAENRQRILNAAIKLFEQNGVEKVSMNQIAIEAQVGSGTLYRRYRNKGELCLDLIKENVDQLFDDIENYLEHNYSNPPSRRLKGILSLFIRFRERKAQLLTGVEDLSSTNSLRSGMQSPLFNELHQLLVELFDEMNTTEQTNFNSVFRADMLLMALKRDSYSFQRDVRGYAPEIILEQLCALFFGIK; this is encoded by the coding sequence ATGAATAATTCAAAAGCACCCCAAATTCGCACAGAGCGCCGTGATGCTGCTGAGAATCGTCAGCGCATTCTGAATGCAGCCATTAAGCTCTTTGAGCAAAATGGTGTTGAAAAAGTAAGTATGAATCAAATTGCCATCGAAGCGCAGGTCGGGTCTGGAACTCTTTATCGGCGTTACAGAAACAAAGGTGAATTATGTCTTGATTTAATTAAAGAAAACGTTGATCAACTTTTTGATGATATAGAAAACTACCTGGAACATAACTACTCTAATCCTCCAAGTCGACGCTTAAAAGGAATTCTTAGTTTATTTATCCGTTTTCGAGAAAGAAAGGCACAATTGCTTACAGGAGTAGAGGATTTATCGTCAACTAATTCACTCAGGTCAGGAATGCAGAGTCCACTATTCAACGAATTGCACCAACTTTTAGTGGAACTATTTGACGAGATGAATACAACTGAACAGACCAATTTCAACAGTGTTTTTAGGGCGGATATGTTGTTGATGGCTTTAAAAAGAGATTCCTATTCATTTCAAAGAGATGTACGTGGATATGCGCCAGAGATAATTTTGGAGCAACTTTGCGCATTATTTTTCGGGATTAAATAA